The sequence CTCTCCTTTAGAAATTAAAATTCAGAGTTTTTTAAAAGATTACTTTCAAAGAGGCACTTTAAAAGTGTTTGTAGATATTAAACTTTTAAAGACTGAAGACATCGTTGATATCGATATGGGTTTAGCCAAATCTTATTACAATGCCCTCGATAATATCATAAATGAATTACATTTAACTGATGATGTTGATCTCGACACTCTTCTTAAATTTAGAGATATTATAAAAGTTTCTATCGATGAAGAAAAAATAAATGTTATCTGGGAAGGAATGAAACAAGTTTTAAAAGAAGTCATAGAAATGGTATTAAATTACCAAAAAGAGGAAGGCCAAGACCTTAAACGTTACCTTGAAGGTTATATAAATGAATTGAAGCAAGTAATAGAAAAAATATCAGAAAATTCTGATAAAATGAAAGAAAAATATAGGGACCAGTTAAAAAATAATATTAATTCGATAATAAATGGTTTTCAAAATGTTGATGAAAATAGGCTTGAAATGGAGATTGCTCTTTTAGCGGAAAGATCAGATATAAACGAAGAGATAGATCGTTTAAAAAGTCATATTAATAGGTTTAACGGTCTTCTAGAAGAAGATAAAGACAGTATAGGGCAAGAGCTGGATTTTATTTGTCAAGAAATGCATAGAGAATTCAATACAATCGCCTCCAAATCAAAAATATTAGAAATAACCAACCTTTCCTTGGAAGGAAGAACTCTAGTTAATAAAATTCGGGAACAAGTACAAAATGTACATTAGAAAATTTTATATACTAAGTTAATAGAAAAATAGTCATTTATTTTTATTTTGTTTGTGGAGGTGCTCTTTATGTACGGATTAATAAACATTGGCTTTGGGAACGTTGTTGTTGGCGATAGGGTAATAGCAATAGTTACACCCACTTCTCAACCGTTAAAAAGGTTAAAAGAGGTAGCCGAACAACAAGGGAAACTTTTAGAAGTTAACCATGGAAGAAAAACTCGTGCATTTATAATAACAGACTCTGGACACGTTATAGCCAGTGCAATTCAGCCCGAAACAATTACCAACCGTTTTCTGCAGAATTTTTATGATATAGAAAAGGCTTTAGACAAAATACGTAAGGAAGTTCCATAATAATGAAAGGATTGCTATACATAATTAGTGGACCATCAGGTGCTGGTAAATCTACTATAATAAAAGCCTGCTTGAAAAAAATTTTTGGTTTCACTTTCTCTGTTTCTTATACTACTAGATCTAAAAGGCCTGGAGAAGTCGATGGAGAAGATTATTTTTTTATAGATTTAGATACTTTTATGAAAATGAAAGAAAACGGTGAATTTTTAGAATGGGCAAACGTTCATGGCAACTATTATGCAACCTCCAAAAAGTTTGTGGAAGAAAAATTACAAGAATCTTATGGACTAGTTTTAGATGTTGATGTACAGGGTGCTTTAAATATAAAAAAAAGTTATCAAGACGCCGTTTATATATTTATCTTACCTCCTTCGAGTGAGGACTTAAAAAAGAGATTAACAAAAAGAGGAACCGAATCAGAAGAAGCTTTAGAAAGAAGATTAAAAAATTCCCAATGGGAAATGTCTATGATGAATGAATTTAATTATGTTTTAGTAAATTGTGATATCGAAGAATCTACAAACCAACTTTTATCTATACTTGTATCAGAACAATTAAAATATGTTAGGTACAAAGAAGAAAAAAAGCCACTTTATTTCTTTAAAAAAAGAAAAGTATAATCTTAACGGATGAGGTGAAACTTTATGGACTTAGGGATTAACTATGACAAACTTTTAAAAAACGTTAAATACAAGTATGCTGTTCCTATCATCGCAGCAAAAAGAGCCGAAACTTTAAAAAATTTAGATGAGTTAAAAGGAGTAACAAATAAAGGAGATTATGTAAAAATAGCCTTAAAAGAATTAGAAGAAGGCAAAATTCAAATAAAAAATGTTTCGGTTTTAGATGGCTTAAGAAAACAGTAAAGGGTTGTCTTTTTACAGGAGGGGGAGAATGTTAGATTTAAAGTTTATAAGAGAAAATCAAGAGCTGGTAAAGAAAGCCTTATTAAACAGAAACAACGAAACCGACATAATAGATGAAATACTTTCTTTAGACGAAGAAAGAAGGAAACTATTACAAGAAACTGAAACACTAAGAGCAGAAAGAAACCAAAACTCAAAAATTGTTGCTAAATTGAAAGCCGAAAAGAAAAATGAAGAAGCTCAAGATATAATTAAAAAAGGGAAAGAAATTTCGGAACAGATAAAATCAATAGAATCTGATTTAAAAGAGGTAGAAGAAAAACTAACCTTAAAACTTCTATACGTACCAAATATTCCTGATGAAAATGCTCCTATAGGTAAAGATGAAAGCGAAAACGTTGAAATACGAAGATGGGGAACTCCAAGGCAATTCGATTTTGAACCCAAACCTCATTGGGATTTAGGTACAGATTTGGACCTTTTAGATTTTGATAGAGCTGCTAAACTCAGTGGGTCTAGGTTTACTGTTCTAAAAGGAGACCTTGCAAGGTTAGAACTTGCCTTAATTAATTTTATGGTTGATCTACATACAAAAGAACATGGATACACTTTCATTCTACCTCCACATTTAGTTACAAAAGAAACCATCACATCAACGGGACAGCTTCCAAAATTCGAAGACGATTTATACAAAACTTCTCTAGATCAAATGTATCTTATATCAACTGCCGAAGTTCCTCTTGCTAGTTTACACAGGAACGAAACGTTGGATTTAAAAGTTCTACCTTTTAAATATGTGGCGTACACACCATGTTATAGAAGAGAAGCAGGTAGTTACGGAAAAGACGTTAGAGGAATGATAAGGCAGCACCAGTTTGACAAAGTTGAGTTGGTATGGTACACAACCCCTGAAACTTCTATGGATTCTTTAGAAAAGCTCACAAAAGATGCAGAAGAAGTTTTACAACTACTGGACCTACCTTACAGAGTTATTAGCTTATGTACAGGTGATTTGGGTTTTGCTTCAGCAAAAACTTACGATATAGAAGTATGGCTGCCCAGTTACAACGACTATAAAGAGATTTCTTCTTGTTCTAACACTAAGGATTTTCAAGCAAGAAGAGGAAATATTAGATATAGAGATAAAGAAAACAAATTAAATTTCGTTCATACTTTAAATGGTTCGGGACTTGCTGTTGGAAGAACTTTAGTTGCAATAATGGAAAACTATCAAACACCTGATGGGAAGATAGAAGTACCTGAAAAACTTATTCCTTATATGGGGAAAGATTATATAGGTTGATTATACATGCCGAACGCTTTTTATGGTAAAAAAACTAACGAAATTATAATTCTAGATGAGGAAGAGACCTCTCACTTAAAAGTTACGCGCAAAAAAACAAACGAGCTGATACAAGTTATAACAGGTGATGGATTTTTATACAAGGCAAAGATAAATAAAATAGGTAAAAAACAAACAACTCTTGAAATTTTAGATAAAGAAGACAAAAGCGAAAGCTATGAGCCATATATATCAATTTACTTTGGAATGAGTAAATGGAACAGAACGCAATTTCTTCTTGAAAAGCTAGTGGAGTTAAGAGTAAATCAATTTTATGTTTTTCGTGGAGAAAAATCAGATATAAAGTATAAAAACTTAATTAAATTCCAAAAGGCTATAATAGAAGCTTGTAAACAAACAATTTATCCTGTTATCCCCCAGATAGATTTTACTAACTTAGAAAGTATTCCTAAAGAAAATACAATAATTTTAGACTTAATTGAAAACAGAAAAAATATTAAAAGCTTTCTTAAAGAAAATAAAAAGCTTAAAAACATTAACATTGTTATAGGACCAGATTCAGGTTTTTCTGAAAATGAAAAAAATTACTTTTGTTCTAATGGGTTTGAAATTATGAACTTAGGAAACAGTATTTTTCGTTTTGAAACTTCTGCAATTTACACAGCAAGCATTATCAATTATGAATTTGATAGGCTAAACATTTAGGGGGTGAATTTTATGCCAGATTGGTTGGTAACTACGATTAACTTTTTAATAAGAATCGGAATTAGTGTTGCTATAATATTCGTTGCGAGATATCTAGCAAAATTACTTTACAAAATTATCATAAGCACTGCTGAAAAGAGCGGAAAAGTAACCGTCCAATATAGAAAGTCTTTGATGACCATTCTAAACATCTCTATGTACACTTTGGGTGGATTTATAATCATATCAGTAATATTTACTAATCTGAGCGCCTTTTTGGCAGGTTTAGGTATCAGCGGTATAATAGTAGCTTTCGCCGTTCAAGAACCACTAGGAAATTTGATATGTGGTTTTTTAATTATGTTAAACCATTTGGTGGTAGATGGTGAAGCTGTAGAAATAAATGGGATATCAGGTTCAGTCGAAGAAATAAATGTGAACCACGTTGTTATGAAAACATGGGATGGACGAAGAGTTCACCTCCCTAGTAGAGAAGTTTGGTCTAGCAAAATAATTCACTATTGGCCTACTAACATTAGAAGAAATGAGGTAAAAGTGGGTGTATCCTATTCGTCAGATTTAAACAAAGTCATTAAGGTAATAGACGAAGCCGTTAGAGAAACAGAAATTGTTCATATAGATGATGATCACCAACCTATGATACTATTTGATGGGTATGGAGATTCTTCAATAAATTTTATAGTTAGATTTTGGGCAGAAACACCTAACTTTCTTATTTCACCAACTCATGTAGCAAAATCAATTAAGAAAAAATTTGATGAAAACGGCGTAGAAATACCGTTTAACCAAGTAGATCTTCACGTTAAAGATGTTAACACTGAAATAAACAAAAATAAAAACAACGTATGAGTTTTATTTCTAATCAAACTAAAAGGCGGTGAAAACCGCCTTTTTATATATTATATGAAGTATAATTTAGGAATATTTGTTTTCATAACAGAACAATAATAATGTAAGGAGGAAACACCGTATGAGAAAAAAAGATGAAAAAAAACCACACAAAAACAAGCGCAAAAAATTTGTTCAACTTATTCTAATAGCGTTAGTTGTAATTATTTTACTACTAGGTTTTGGCTATATATACTTTGAGTACAACAGGATTTCTTATTATAATTTAAACTTTCAAGAAAGTTGGAGAGGATATTTGGCATATTTAATTGATTTCGTGCCTGGATTGAGAAATCTATCAAAATATGAGTATTTAGAAGTTACTGACCCTCTTTTTTTGGAAAAAGAAGTATTAGAAATAAGGTTTAAATCTATTACGGATGAAAGGCAAGAACTTGAAAAACAAAAAGAAGATTTGGAAAAGCTCTTAGCTCAAATATCTGTAGAAAGTGAGCAACTTATGAAACAAAAGGCCGAATTAGAAAAACTAAATCAAGAATACCAACAAAAGATAGCTGAATACAACGACTATCAAAATAGAATAAACACACTATCTAATTGGCTTGCTAGATCTACCCCACAACAAATAGCTAATGCTTTAAGTAGAGAAGAAGTAAGTATAGAATTATTAGTAGATACTTTGGCAACTCTTGAAGCTAAATCTGCAGCAGAGATTTTACAAGCACTCGCGATAGTTAACCCCCAAAAAGCCGCTGAAGTTATAGCAAAAATGGGAGAAAAAAGGAGCGAATAAAGTTGAACATAGTTCAAGGAAATTTTGAGAAATTTTTGCCTGTAAAGTTAAATAATAATTACTCATCAACAACATCGTTAAACAATGATTTTGACAGCTTTGCAGAAAAACTTCGATCTTTTTCACGCATTTCCGATAATTCAAATGGTAAAAAGATTTCTAATTCTACTCAAAAAACTGTGCAAAACGTTGAAACATTCAGTATATCGATAACGTTGGATTCAGATACTTCAAAATTAATTAAAGTCGACTCCAAAAAGCTTTTATCATTAATAAATTCACTTTTAGAAAATTCAGAAAAGACGTGGGATACTGATGAGTTAAATCTATTAAAAAGCGCCCAGAAAATACTAAATTCCTCTAAAACTGAAATAACTGACAAAGAAATAGCCACTCTGCAAAAAGCATTAGGTTTAATCATAGAAGATGGTGTGAAAAGTAAGGAAGCTCCTTTTTTGCAAGAAACAGAAAGGATACTTTCTGGGGAAAATTTACCTAAAGAATTAGAAGACGTATTAAAAAATCAACCAACTACTCCTTCAATGAATATAGAAAAGAATACTGAAAAAACTGAGCAAAATAAATTAAACGCTGTAAAAAAAGCAAACACTATAATTATTCTAGATAAAGAAAATAATAAAAATGTTAAGATAGATACCAAAAAATTATCCGCGCTTTTTAATGATCTTTCTAAAAATTCAAATAATTTAAATAATAATCAAATAGCTGTTCTAGAAACCGCTAAAGATATTTTAACGTCATCCGAAACCAATTTGTCACAAGAAGAACAAGAAGTTATAAAAAATGCGTTTGCTATATTATTAAAAGAGTCAAAAGCTTTTGAAAACAATCAGAATCTATCAAACAAATCAAACTCCAAACAAACTTTAAATTTAGATTTAAATATTGAAGAAGTTATTCTAGAAAGTTCTATCTTTGAAAATCCATCTGCTTCTAAAAATATTAGCTCAATAAGTAGTATCAACAATCTTAATTTTAAGGAAAACACTCACAACTTATCGAACAATAAAAATGATAGTGTAAATTTCGTAAAGATTAATAACGAACTTTTTAACCAATTTACCCAAGTAAAAGACAAAAATATTAAAGATAATAATTTAAGACAAAGTAAAGATAATTCAACTGATTTTACAAACATTAAAAATAATCAAAAAACTTCATATATAGACCCTTATGAAACAAGAAAAAATAGTTCAAACAAATCAGAATCTGTTGAAGAAAAAATAGGGAATCTCAAAAATATAACAGAAAACAGCCATGATGGTAGCAACAAAAATTTCAATATTGACAATTTAAAAGTTTCAACTTCTAATAATGAAGTTACTAACAAAACACCCATTATAAATAAAAATACAATAAATCAAGAAATACCGAAAACAAACCTAAACGATTTAAATACACAAATAAAAGATGTAGTAGTTTCAAAAAACACACAAACATTTTTTAATGAAAGTTTTTCTGTAAAGATTTCTCCTCCTGATTTAGGGAAAGTCGATGTCCAAATTGTTAAAAATGGACAAGCGGTTACTATAACAATAAGCGCCGAAAGCGAGAACACAAAAAATATTATTTCTAAATCATTACAAACATTAGTTGGCAGCCTAAGAGACGAGGGTTATCAACCGGTTAATATAAAAATAAATCTTTCACAAAATGAAAATTACTTAGCTCATCAAAACCCTCAAGAGCAATCTCAACAAGAAAAAAATGAATCAGACGCTCAAAAACACCAGAATAATGAAACTCAAGAGGAACCTACCCAAAATTTCGAGGAATATTTAAGGAGTGATCTAAATGCTTAATTCAGTATCGATGGACTCCATATACCAAAGTACGTATGAAGCAAAAAAAGATAGAGAAATAAAGAAAGAGTTAGACAGAGACGCCTTTTTAGAACTACTAGTAACGCAGCTAAAAAATCAAGATCCCACTGAACCACTAAGTAACAAAGATCTTGTTGCTCAGCTTTCTCAACTATCCACCACAGAACAAATAATGAACATGAGCCAAGCGGTACAAGAGATGGTAAATTCACAAATGTCACTTAGTAAATTACAAGCTGCTAGTTTGATAGGGAAAAATGTCGTTATAAATGACAATACTTTAGAGCTTAATAGTGGTGTTGCCGAAGGGATAAATTTTAGTTTAGATAATTCTTCGCAAGTCATTCTAGAAATATACAATTCAAATGGAAGGCTAGTTTATGCAGAAGATTTGGGAGTGAAAGAAGTAGGCTTACATTCTTATTTATGGACTGGAAGAAACAACGACGGCACTATGATGCCAGATGGGGAATATATCTATGGAATATACTCTATCAAAAACGGTCAAATAATTGGAAATCCTGGTCTGAAAAATGGTACTGTAGAAGCAGTTAAATTTATAAACAACGAACTTTATTTAATAGTTGACGGACAAATGTATCCATACTCTGCTATAAACGAAATAAGTGCTTGAATGATTTAATAATACATAAATAATATAAAAACTACAGGAGGAATATAAAATGCTTAGATCAATGTATTCCGGCATAACGGGGATGAGAAACTTTCAAAATCAACTGGATATAGTTGCAAATAATATTGCAAATGTAAACACCGTTGGTTTTAAAGGTTCAAGGGCAACATTTCAAACAACGTTATTTCAAACGCTAAATGCGGGAAATGCTCCTCAAAACCAGCTTGGAGGAACTAACCCAATGCAAATTGGGCTAGGTTCTCAGATGGCTTCCATCGATCAAATCATGACGCAAGGTTCTCCAATGGCTACTGGTAAAGCAACTGACATGATGATTCAAGGCGAAGGATTCTTTATTTTATCTGATGGGACAGGCCAATATTACACTAGGGCTGGAAATTTCACAAGGGATCATAACGGTTATTTTGTAGATCCTGCTTCTGGAATGAAACTTCAAGGTTGGACAGCTAAAATAAACGTGGATGGAGAAAGGGTTATAGACACTAACGATCCTATAGGAGATATTCAAATATCAAGCGGACAGATTATGCCTGCCAAACAAACAACATTTGTAAGGTTAGCACATAATTTAAATGCCGGAGCTGGCATACAGGATACAACGATCGTTGTGAAAAGTAGTTCTGGTGAAAATATACCCGTTAAATTCTCGTTCAAAAGAGACTTAACTAATTTAAATCAAAATGCCTACATATGGGAAGCTGAAATTTTAGGATCTGATTATAATTTTTCTGTTTTTGATCCAACTCCGGCTCCCGGTTCTCTTACTTCTTCAAATACAATGAATGGAAGAGTTGTGTTAGATGATAATGGGAATGTAGTCAATTGGGTAAATTATGATGCAGATGAAGGTCCACTAAGTGATTCAAAAATCTCTATATTCGATACCAAAGGAAATATTGTAGGGTCAAATGGGGATCCGGTTAAAATTAGTACTAGTGATCCTAATGATGCAACACTCGCAGGAACGATAAAAGTAGTCGAGGGTACAGAAGAAATTTATTATGATCCTGAAGATATAAAGATAGATTTTTCTACTCCTAATCAAGTACAAATCACTTTAAAAAAATCAGATGGAACCACCCCTATGACTTTTACTAAAACTTTTACTGGCCCAGTGACAGTGGGTGATTTTAATGATACGCTTTCTTTAGGCATTGATAATGGAAGCCAAACCCTGTCAGGTTTAAGATTAACAGGTGGAAGTGCTGGTGATACAATAGATACCATCACATATTCGGATTTAAAATCCGTTCGAGAAATTATTCAACCACCTTCTGGAGGTTCTATTAGGTTAGCAGACCTAAACAACCCAACAAATTTTGCTGAAGCTACTTATATTAATCCAAACGTTACAACGTCTACTGTGGTTTATGATTCATTGGGTAATCCATACAACGTTTATTTAAAATTCACAAAAATCAATGCGAATACCTGGTATTGGAAGGCAGAGTTAGAAGATGGGACGCCTTTGTACAAAAATACAGCCGATGGGGTGCAAAGCGATGAACCAGCTGAAGGTGTTATTGCTTTTGATTCAAACGGGAATATTGCTGCCACTCAATGGAGAATAGATCCCACAACTGGAAGTATAGATCAAACAATTGACGATGGCAACAATGGTTCAGCGGGTTTTTGGTTCGATCCCAATAAACTTGGAGCTGCTCTAAATCCAAATGTTGATCCACAATCAGCTGCAGGGGCTGGAGCTGTGAACGTTACTATTAATTTTCAAGGTCTTTCTCAATTTTATGCTCCTAATTCTGTAGCGGTAACCGAACAAGATGGTAACGCCCAAGGAACTTTAGATTCTTTTTCAATAAACACAAACGGCCAAATAATAGGAACTTTCACCAATGGTTTAACAGCAGCTTTAGGCCAAGTTGCTTTGGCTTCGTTTAATAACCCTGAAGGTTTATATGCAGTTGGTAATTCTATGTATTCAATGAGCTCTAATAGTGGGCTACCGCAGATTGGTGTTTCAGGTGTTGGAGGGAGAGGAACAATAAATCCTGGGGCATTAGAGATGTCAAATGTTGATCTTGCTGAAGAATTTACCAATATGATAATAGCTCAAAGAGGTTTTCAAGCTAATTCAAGAAGTATAACTACTGCCGATCAGATACTTAATGAGTTGGTTAATATTAAGCGATAGGTTTAATATTTAATAGTGGAGGATAACTATGATTAAATTAACTAAACTTAATGATGACGAGTTTTATATCAATCCATACCAAATAGAAAAAATAGAGTGTCACCCTGATACGACAATTACAATGATGAACGGCCATGTGTATGTTGTTAAAGAAAAGATTGAAGATTTAATCCAAAAAGTGATAGAATTTAATAGGAAGATCTTTAGTACATCAAATTGATTATATATAATTTTAGGATATATTGAATGAAATTTAAGAGGTGGGATAGTTGTGGAAATATCAACTTTAATAGGTTTAGCGTTGGCAATAGTTGCCATAGTGGTTGGGGCAGGAAGTGAGTTTACCACGCTTATAGACATCCCTTCCTTTTTTATAACTATCTTGGGTTCTCTTGGTGCCACTTTTATCGCCCATCCAAGTTCAAGGTCCTTTAAAATTTTCAACGTTATATTAGAAGCCATAAAAAATCCCAAAATAAATAATCTCGAAACTTTGAGAACGTTGTACTCTTTTTCAGAAAAGGCGAGAAGGGACGGAATGATATCTTTAGAGGAAGATATTCCATCAGTTGAAAGTGATTTTTTAAAAGATGGTCTAAGAGCGGCTGTTGATGGGACAGATCCAGAAGAGATTAAAAAAATACTAGAAGTTAAAATGGAAATGTACGAAGAGCAAGAGGAAGATAAAATTTCTGTCTTGGATACATGGGGGGCTATGGCACCAGCTTTTGGTATGATTGGAACACTTATAGGATTAGTACTACTACTTGATACCTTAAGTGATCCTACAACAATAGGGCCAAGAATGTCGTTGGCATTAATTACTACTTTGTATGGTGCATTAATTGCAAATATTATAGCGCTTCCGCCAGCGGAAAAATTAAAAAGACGTATGAGTAAAAATATAAATCAGATGAGGATGATGTTGGAAGGCGTTTTATCTATAGTTCAAGGGGAAAACCCTCATTTAATGGAAGAAAAACTAAAGGCTTTTTTGAGTGATGAGGAAAGAAAAGAGTACGAAAAAGAAAAAGGTGAAGCTGTTCTTTAATTAAAAAGCGGTGATGACAAATGGCCAGAAAAAAGAAAGAACAAAAAGGTGGAGCCAGTTGGCTGCAAACATTCAGCGATATGACTACTTTACTTCTAACAATGTTTATTGCTTTATTTTCTATGGCGACAATAGCACCAGGAAAATTTCAACAAGCGGTAATGAGCTTACAAAGTGTTTTTGAAGGGCAGCCAATGGGCGTATTAGTGGGTGGGAGAAGTATATCCGAAGAACCATTAATAACATCTAATCCAGGAGTTAGACAAGAACTGTTAAAAATAGTAGAGGATGAAAAATATAAAGGTAAAATTACTATTGAGGAAATTGATAAAGGGACGATAATATCTATGAGGGATATTTCGTTTTTTAGGTCTGGAAGTGCTGAGTTAACAGCTGAAGCTAAACAACTTTTATACCAGATAGGGACAATTATATTAGAATACACTCAAAATCCAATAGAAATTTACGGTTACACTGATGATGTTCCAATCTTGCCAACCAGCGTTTATCCATCTAACTGGCATTTAAGCGCTGCTAGAGCTTCCAGCGTAGTTAACTTTTTCACTAGTGAACTCAAAAATAGAAGAATGGTTGAGAGAATGGCAGAGATTAGTGCAGGACAGTTTGATATTGAGTATTTCTATCGATTAGATAGATTTTTCCCCATTGGGCTTGGAGAAAGTGAAATAAGAAGGGAAATTAATCTTTTAAGATCAGAAATAGATTCTAGAAAAACTGCAGCATTAACTCAATTTAAAGAAGGAGAAATAACTCCTGCAGAGTTACAACAAATTGAAAGAGAGCTCGAAAACGAGTACAGCAATAGGTTAGAAAAACTAAGAAATCAGTACAGAAGAATAGATATACTTATTTTAAGGCAACGGGTTCGTTAGAAATACTTTTGGAGGCGGAAATTGTGCAAAATGAAAATTTAGAAACAGGAGAAGAAAGAGCCAAGAAATCAAGCCCTTCTTTTTTAATGATATTGATAATAGTTATTGTAGTGGCTTTATTAATATCTGGAGTTACTTCTTACTTTATAGTTAGACTGTTATCTCCTAATGTTTCACAAACTTCTAGCCAAGCAAGCTCTGGAGATATGGCCACAACACCTGCTAGAGTTATATTAATCAGTGAGGGTTCAAGGTATCCCATGATGTTAAAAGGTGGATATGATGTAGCGGTTGTTGATTCTTTGCAATTGGATGTTGGGAGTAATCAAGCCCGAGATTTAATTACTTCAAATAGATTACAAGTTTTGGAAACAATAAGAATGATATTTATGAATAAAACTAGGGGTGAACTTTCGACACCTCAAGGTATAGAATTAACAAAGAGACAGATAAGAGATAATATTAATGAAATGTTGGGATTTGTAGGTGAAAGAGAATCTTTAGGAGTTATAAAAGTAACTATGATAATAATGACTATAACAACCGCACAATAACTTGTGATTTAAAAGTGAAAGAGGTGTTTTTATGCCTGAAGATGAGGCCCTTACCCAGGAAGAGATAGATAGTATATTAAAATCGATGAGTTCAGGCGAACCTGCTGAAAAAGTCTTAGAAGAATTTGAAGAAGAGAACAAAAGAGTAAAAGAGTATGATTTTAGAAGACCAATGAAATTTTCAAGAGAACAATTAAGAACCCTTCAACTAATTCATGAAAGTTTTGCAAGGGAAATTTCAACGTACCTTTCAGGGCGTTGTCGAACGTTTGTTGATGTGAAATATGCAAGTATCGATCAAATAACTTTTTCTGAATTTCAAAAATCCTTGAATTCTCCCACCTATATAGCAATATTTTCTTCAGAAGCATTTGCTGGGAGTGGTATTTTACAAATGGGTTTGGATTTGGGATATACCATAATTGACAGGCTCCTAGGGGGTTCTGGGACACCTTTAGAAGAAAGTAGAGTTCCAACAGAGATTGAAATGAATATTTTAAAAAAAGAATCTGCCGTTATGCTTAGAATGCTGGCAAGATCGTGGTCTAATATAGAAGAATTTGATATAAATTTAGAAAATCTTGAAACAAATCCACAATTTGTACAGGTAGCACCTTCCAATGAGATGACGATTCTAATAACATTGTCGATTACGATAAGAAACGTTCAAGGATTTATCAATTTATGTTTCCCTTCATCCACATTGGAACCTTTAAACGATAAATTAACCACCAGGATGTGGACAACAACATATAGGCACACAGAAGAATTTAGAGAAAATTTGAAACAGACCTTAATGCTTTCAAAACTTAATTTGTCCGCCATTTTGGGAAAAGCAGTGATTTCTTTAAGCGATTTTTTCAATCTTGAAATTGGAGATGTTATACGTTTAGATTCTTTTTACGATGAACCTATCGATTTAGAAATAGAAAATCATCCAATATTTAAAGTTAAAATAGGTAAAAGTAAAGGATTTTATGCAGGAGAAATTATTCAAAAGAATAAA comes from Petrotoga sp. 9PW.55.5.1 and encodes:
- a CDS encoding flagellar hook-length control protein FliK, whose translation is MNIVQGNFEKFLPVKLNNNYSSTTSLNNDFDSFAEKLRSFSRISDNSNGKKISNSTQKTVQNVETFSISITLDSDTSKLIKVDSKKLLSLINSLLENSEKTWDTDELNLLKSAQKILNSSKTEITDKEIATLQKALGLIIEDGVKSKEAPFLQETERILSGENLPKELEDVLKNQPTTPSMNIEKNTEKTEQNKLNAVKKANTIIILDKENNKNVKIDTKKLSALFNDLSKNSNNLNNNQIAVLETAKDILTSSETNLSQEEQEVIKNAFAILLKESKAFENNQNLSNKSNSKQTLNLDLNIEEVILESSIFENPSASKNISSISSINNLNFKENTHNLSNNKNDSVNFVKINNELFNQFTQVKDKNIKDNNLRQSKDNSTDFTNIKNNQKTSYIDPYETRKNSSNKSESVEEKIGNLKNITENSHDGSNKNFNIDNLKVSTSNNEVTNKTPIINKNTINQEIPKTNLNDLNTQIKDVVVSKNTQTFFNESFSVKISPPDLGKVDVQIVKNGQAVTITISAESENTKNIISKSLQTLVGSLRDEGYQPVNIKINLSQNENYLAHQNPQEQSQQEKNESDAQKHQNNETQEEPTQNFEEYLRSDLNA
- a CDS encoding flagellar hook assembly protein FlgD; translated protein: MLNSVSMDSIYQSTYEAKKDREIKKELDRDAFLELLVTQLKNQDPTEPLSNKDLVAQLSQLSTTEQIMNMSQAVQEMVNSQMSLSKLQAASLIGKNVVINDNTLELNSGVAEGINFSLDNSSQVILEIYNSNGRLVYAEDLGVKEVGLHSYLWTGRNNDGTMMPDGEYIYGIYSIKNGQIIGNPGLKNGTVEAVKFINNELYLIVDGQMYPYSAINEISA
- a CDS encoding flagellar hook protein FlgE; the encoded protein is MLRSMYSGITGMRNFQNQLDIVANNIANVNTVGFKGSRATFQTTLFQTLNAGNAPQNQLGGTNPMQIGLGSQMASIDQIMTQGSPMATGKATDMMIQGEGFFILSDGTGQYYTRAGNFTRDHNGYFVDPASGMKLQGWTAKINVDGERVIDTNDPIGDIQISSGQIMPAKQTTFVRLAHNLNAGAGIQDTTIVVKSSSGENIPVKFSFKRDLTNLNQNAYIWEAEILGSDYNFSVFDPTPAPGSLTSSNTMNGRVVLDDNGNVVNWVNYDADEGPLSDSKISIFDTKGNIVGSNGDPVKISTSDPNDATLAGTIKVVEGTEEIYYDPEDIKIDFSTPNQVQITLKKSDGTTPMTFTKTFTGPVTVGDFNDTLSLGIDNGSQTLSGLRLTGGSAGDTIDTITYSDLKSVREIIQPPSGGSIRLADLNNPTNFAEATYINPNVTTSTVVYDSLGNPYNVYLKFTKINANTWYWKAELEDGTPLYKNTADGVQSDEPAEGVIAFDSNGNIAATQWRIDPTTGSIDQTIDDGNNGSAGFWFDPNKLGAALNPNVDPQSAAGAGAVNVTINFQGLSQFYAPNSVAVTEQDGNAQGTLDSFSINTNGQIIGTFTNGLTAALGQVALASFNNPEGLYAVGNSMYSMSSNSGLPQIGVSGVGGRGTINPGALEMSNVDLAEEFTNMIIAQRGFQANSRSITTADQILNELVNIKR
- a CDS encoding flagellar FlbD family protein gives rise to the protein MIKLTKLNDDEFYINPYQIEKIECHPDTTITMMNGHVYVVKEKIEDLIQKVIEFNRKIFSTSN
- a CDS encoding motility protein A — encoded protein: MEISTLIGLALAIVAIVVGAGSEFTTLIDIPSFFITILGSLGATFIAHPSSRSFKIFNVILEAIKNPKINNLETLRTLYSFSEKARRDGMISLEEDIPSVESDFLKDGLRAAVDGTDPEEIKKILEVKMEMYEEQEEDKISVLDTWGAMAPAFGMIGTLIGLVLLLDTLSDPTTIGPRMSLALITTLYGALIANIIALPPAEKLKRRMSKNINQMRMMLEGVLSIVQGENPHLMEEKLKAFLSDEERKEYEKEKGEAVL